One part of the [Synechococcus] sp. NIES-970 genome encodes these proteins:
- a CDS encoding hypothetical protein (conserved hypothetical protein), translated as MMQAQCPSPKHIFLSCLVILITTLSLCVTPAWASLDDDRYDGNVFVLYAGNGSLVPPRLSLKETRERELPAMLVFYADDSRDSKRFAPIVSEIQSYYEKVISIIPVAIDAIPQKKNYTKDEVGYYYSGKIPQTVILDEKGNVIFDEVGQSDFNKIDNTFRKLLDLPLREGDNLKKPIQSFNEYNSGFAN; from the coding sequence ATGATGCAAGCCCAGTGCCCTTCCCCCAAACACATCTTCCTTAGCTGCCTCGTTATTCTGATAACAACGCTATCACTGTGTGTCACCCCCGCCTGGGCCAGCCTCGATGACGACCGCTACGATGGCAATGTATTTGTCCTTTATGCCGGCAACGGTTCCCTTGTGCCACCGCGCCTTTCCCTGAAAGAAACCCGAGAACGAGAACTACCTGCAATGCTCGTGTTCTATGCCGACGATAGCCGCGACAGCAAGCGCTTTGCGCCCATCGTTTCTGAAATTCAGTCCTACTACGAAAAAGTGATTAGCATTATCCCCGTGGCGATCGATGCCATTCCCCAGAAAAAAAACTACACCAAAGATGAAGTTGGCTACTACTACAGCGGCAAGATCCCCCAGACCGTAATTCTTGATGAAAAAGGTAACGTCATCTTCGATGAAGTCGGCCAAAGCGATTTCAACAAAATTGATAACACTTTCCGCAAACTCCTCGATCTGCCCCTGCGGGAAGGGGACAACCTGAAAAAACCGATCCAATCCTTCAACGAATACAATTCCGGCTTTGCCAACTAA
- a CDS encoding type II secretory pathway, putative: protein MREEQQALFFRQLGATLKSGMGLGHAVGLSIGEIPRRERAAWQGVILRLERGHSLRDSWQGVQSQFSGWAIALMEIAETSGALVIVCGDIAETLGEMAVRRRLIRGMILRTFLMFWSWGMVFKLIWGGGNFTKDLAMTGLGLAIALLIFFALAFTWQPLRRGLRHLPPLRGITQLQTLIHLGYLQLPLDCGLPLTAAIAWLGQGFPDLDLQRICQRVEPQIRQGTDLTTAIAPYFSPMVLQIIRSGETAGTLPLSFSQIRQYHERELSRRFTLLRVQILLLSLLSFGLFVAILGATMIQSIFQQFDGL from the coding sequence ATGCGGGAAGAACAACAGGCGCTTTTCTTTCGACAGTTGGGAGCCACCCTCAAGTCGGGGATGGGTTTGGGCCATGCGGTGGGATTGTCTATCGGCGAAATTCCCCGGCGGGAGCGGGCTGCTTGGCAGGGGGTAATCCTACGTTTAGAGCGGGGCCATAGCCTCAGGGACAGTTGGCAGGGAGTTCAATCTCAGTTTTCGGGGTGGGCGATCGCCTTAATGGAAATTGCCGAAACCAGTGGTGCCTTGGTGATCGTCTGTGGGGATATCGCTGAAACCTTAGGGGAAATGGCGGTGCGGCGGCGGCTGATTCGCGGGATGATCCTACGCACTTTCTTAATGTTTTGGTCTTGGGGGATGGTGTTTAAGCTGATTTGGGGGGGCGGCAATTTTACTAAGGATCTGGCTATGACTGGCTTGGGTTTGGCGATCGCCTTACTTATTTTTTTTGCTCTAGCCTTTACCTGGCAACCCCTGCGCCGGGGGCTACGACATCTTCCTCCCCTGCGTGGCATTACCCAGCTCCAAACATTAATCCATTTGGGTTATCTACAACTGCCCCTCGATTGTGGGTTACCGCTCACGGCGGCGATCGCCTGGTTGGGCCAAGGCTTCCCTGACCTTGATCTCCAACGTATTTGTCAGCGGGTGGAACCTCAAATCCGCCAAGGCACTGACCTCACAACGGCGATTGCACCCTATTTTTCGCCGATGGTGTTGCAAATTATCCGCTCCGGGGAAACGGCCGGGACTTTACCCCTGAGCTTTAGCCAAATTCGTCAATATCACGAACGGGAATTAAGTCGCCGCTTCACCTTGCTTCGGGTGCAGATTTTATTATTGAGCCTTCTGAGTTTCGGGCTATTTGTGGCAATTTTAGGGGCAACCATGATCCAATCAATTTTTCAGCAATTTGATGGGCTTTAG
- the murF gene encoding UDP-N-acetylmuramoylalanyl-D-glutamyl-2,6-diaminopimelate--D-alanyl-D-alanine ligase has product MGMVLALAQLTAILGENLRRSPEKMPLATVTGVSTDTRDIQPGNLFVALAGEKFDGHDYLTQAQEAGAIACITSRPVETDLFQWVVADTLRAYQDLGAWWRQQFQIPVIGITGSVGKTSTKELVAGVLGTQGKVLKTEANFNNEIGVPKTLLKLTPDHDFAVIEMAMRGPGEIARLAEIAQPTIGIIINVGTAHIGRLGSREAIAKAKCELLEFMPKDSVAILNADNDLLMTTAATVWSGRTIRYGLTQGDVQGEYLAPDQIKIAQQTFPVPLPGQHNALNYLAALGVMQVLGFDWQRLTTGIALAMPKGRSQRISLPNDILLLDETYNAGLESMLAALELLKQTPGDRHLAVLGTMKELGEFSPQLHTQVGEKAQALALDQLYVLVDDPEAQAIAQGATDIPRQCFPDHDSLIQHLLDNIQPGDRILFKASNSVGLNRVVAAIQENYLPQG; this is encoded by the coding sequence ATGGGTATGGTGTTGGCTTTGGCTCAGTTGACGGCAATTTTAGGGGAGAATCTGCGGCGATCGCCTGAAAAAATGCCGCTGGCGACGGTCACAGGGGTTTCAACAGATACTCGCGATATCCAGCCGGGAAATTTGTTTGTGGCCTTAGCGGGGGAAAAATTTGATGGTCATGATTACCTCACCCAAGCGCAAGAAGCTGGGGCGATCGCCTGCATCACGAGCCGCCCGGTGGAGACAGATTTATTCCAATGGGTGGTGGCCGATACCCTCAGAGCTTATCAAGACTTGGGGGCTTGGTGGCGGCAACAGTTCCAAATCCCTGTGATTGGGATTACGGGGTCTGTGGGCAAAACGAGCACCAAGGAATTAGTTGCAGGGGTTTTGGGTACCCAGGGAAAGGTCCTGAAGACTGAGGCGAATTTTAACAATGAAATTGGTGTCCCCAAAACGTTGCTCAAGCTCACCCCAGACCATGATTTTGCCGTGATTGAAATGGCGATGCGCGGCCCAGGGGAAATTGCACGCCTTGCGGAGATCGCCCAACCCACCATCGGCATTATCATCAATGTGGGGACCGCCCATATCGGTCGTTTGGGCTCCCGGGAGGCGATCGCCAAAGCCAAATGTGAATTGCTGGAATTTATGCCCAAGGACAGTGTGGCCATTCTCAATGCCGACAACGATCTACTGATGACCACGGCGGCAACGGTCTGGTCAGGACGCACCATTCGCTACGGTTTGACCCAGGGGGATGTGCAAGGGGAGTACCTGGCGCCAGATCAGATCAAAATCGCCCAGCAGACATTTCCTGTGCCCCTCCCCGGACAGCACAATGCCCTGAATTATTTGGCGGCTTTGGGGGTGATGCAGGTGTTGGGTTTCGACTGGCAACGTTTGACCACGGGCATTGCCCTTGCCATGCCGAAGGGGCGATCGCAACGGATTTCTCTCCCTAATGATATTTTGCTCCTCGATGAAACCTACAATGCAGGCCTGGAGTCGATGCTTGCCGCCTTGGAGCTCCTCAAACAAACCCCTGGCGATCGCCATCTTGCGGTTTTGGGGACGATGAAAGAATTGGGGGAATTTTCCCCGCAACTCCATACCCAGGTGGGAGAAAAAGCCCAGGCCCTTGCCCTCGACCAGCTCTATGTTTTGGTAGATGATCCCGAAGCCCAGGCGATCGCCCAGGGGGCGACCGACATCCCCCGTCAATGTTTCCCAGATCATGACAGCCTCATTCAACACCTTTTAGACAATATCCAGCCAGGCGATCGCATTTTGTTCAAGGCCTCCAATTCCGTGGGTCTCAACCGGGTGGTGGCAGCCATTCAAGAAAATTATCTGCCCCAGGGTTAA
- a CDS encoding hypothetical protein (conserved hypothetical protein) produces MTNVTPIASYLGQTHSAEQELYDYLLRAVQSHTPDELLQEFQWFLIEGRQAPTPELHQALITVLKAPGAEENFKFILNRCCHIIINRWQIHPQLQKSIPQLIDLFKTISPPTPSTPRLTRLHRQLVADFSASEQYLTLQRLALVIKGEEENKKKFTWKDGKDESVSVGQLIQRYPYLYEHCLLSENSSVENQQTVRQIQARMQRGFELDLSKYVMYQVRLAQLTRRNHSIKDAKQLIQGVQNPTLLTERELGTALKYFVGKPEQGRSYRDLSQYFLRRTAEIVSYEDFKQELFGYLISSVDQKYGRLQFNQKLYQKLQTMLPNYDQQKPNELLMMRTASQLLNFLIVESPQRPEHYVFVDMITNLGPTVTVALLLKLVLMCGKAKPHLERRFSILFSHYESQSQDGVPWLIKSLENLHIALSVHFGNADVSFLKQIM; encoded by the coding sequence GTGACGAACGTAACTCCCATTGCTTCCTATCTCGGACAAACCCACTCTGCCGAGCAAGAGCTTTATGATTACCTCCTGCGCGCCGTCCAGAGCCATACCCCCGATGAACTTCTCCAGGAATTTCAATGGTTTCTCATTGAAGGTCGTCAAGCGCCTACCCCAGAGTTACACCAAGCCTTAATAACGGTTCTCAAAGCACCAGGGGCAGAAGAAAATTTTAAGTTCATTCTGAATCGCTGCTGTCACATCATTATCAATCGCTGGCAGATTCACCCCCAACTACAAAAATCTATTCCGCAGCTGATTGATCTTTTCAAAACGATCTCGCCGCCGACCCCAAGCACGCCCCGTCTCACCCGCTTACACCGTCAATTGGTCGCAGATTTTAGCGCCTCAGAGCAATATTTAACGCTGCAACGCTTGGCCCTGGTCATCAAGGGGGAAGAGGAAAACAAAAAAAAATTCACTTGGAAGGATGGGAAGGATGAAAGTGTTTCTGTTGGGCAACTCATTCAGCGCTATCCTTACCTATACGAACACTGTCTCTTGAGTGAAAATAGCAGTGTTGAAAACCAACAGACAGTGCGTCAAATCCAAGCGAGGATGCAACGGGGCTTTGAATTAGATCTGTCGAAATATGTTATGTATCAGGTGCGGCTTGCCCAGCTCACCCGGCGAAATCATTCCATTAAGGATGCGAAACAATTAATCCAGGGGGTCCAAAACCCGACTTTGTTGACGGAGCGAGAATTGGGCACGGCCCTAAAATATTTTGTGGGCAAGCCAGAACAGGGACGTAGTTACCGGGACCTTTCTCAATATTTTCTCCGTCGCACGGCCGAAATAGTTTCCTATGAAGACTTTAAGCAGGAACTATTTGGCTATTTGATTTCTAGTGTGGATCAAAAATATGGTCGGTTGCAGTTTAATCAGAAGCTTTACCAAAAGTTGCAAACGATGTTGCCAAATTATGACCAACAGAAACCAAATGAGCTCTTAATGATGCGGACGGCAAGTCAATTGTTGAATTTTTTGATTGTCGAAAGTCCCCAACGGCCAGAGCATTACGTTTTTGTGGACATGATTACAAATCTCGGCCCGACGGTCACCGTTGCTTTACTTCTTAAGTTGGTGTTGATGTGTGGCAAGGCAAAGCCCCATCTAGAAAGACGCTTTTCGATTTTGTTTAGTCACTACGAATCTCAATCTCAAGATGGCGTACCTTGGTTGATTAAATCCCTCGAAAATCTCCACATCGCTCTCAGTGTGCACTTCGGTAATGCAGATGTCTCGTTCCTTAAGCAGATTATGTAG
- a CDS encoding universal stress protein has translation MLPTSTPQDSPVMGIQKILVALDYPSENTAIFDQALNFAEKFQAELTIFHCIQPQPVVMPEIGALAAYGGMIDTTAIAQQEEQFQRHVDNVTNWLQSLADKAHRRGIPHTTTTHQIGDPNQAICAIAKQNHIHLIILGRRGLSGLGEIFLGSVSNYVLHHAPCSVLIVQPSPMPEVSVTNPTT, from the coding sequence ATGCTGCCGACTTCTACTCCCCAAGATTCTCCGGTTATGGGAATCCAAAAAATCCTTGTTGCCTTAGACTATCCGAGTGAAAATACTGCTATTTTCGATCAAGCTCTTAATTTTGCGGAAAAATTTCAGGCAGAACTCACCATTTTCCACTGCATTCAGCCCCAACCCGTGGTGATGCCCGAGATTGGCGCCCTCGCTGCCTATGGTGGCATGATTGACACAACGGCGATCGCCCAACAGGAAGAACAATTTCAGCGTCATGTAGATAATGTGACAAATTGGCTACAGAGCCTTGCCGATAAAGCCCACCGCCGAGGGATTCCCCACACCACGACCACACACCAAATTGGTGACCCGAACCAAGCCATTTGTGCGATCGCTAAACAAAATCACATCCACCTGATTATTCTCGGTCGCCGGGGGCTAAGTGGCCTTGGGGAAATTTTTCTCGGCAGCGTCAGTAACTACGTTTTGCACCATGCCCCCTGTTCCGTACTAATCGTCCAGCCCTCTCCCATGCCAGAAGTCTCCGTCACGAACCCTACTACATAA
- the hik6 gene encoding two-component system sensory histidine kinase codes for MYPLKVFLDKVSKCIIFCKSDLKTILIILVTATVTSTATVVYIPWLLESRRNNKIFVELLTEALAREITQEVAYLFESTESLLVLLSQNLNRNILDPNWIDQNERFFLSMLNSYPEFTWVQSGYPNGDFIGAQRTSETTLQFHIRTWNNTEQVSSEVIRHYQINDRDLNFIKQENIANQSFYSPGRPWYQNATKNVGNVAWTVYQYQSNNMLGMDSSIAFAENNQISTVAGVGINFDQLTNYLKGIQKIHPETELFIIDQQGQLLVSTDENDRNRWRNQEASELGLDLSSDSSNPLVQVSERVWQQYQASQQTIQDIEYFSYQDPDTGSNYIVSLAPAGPLNWFVGSVIPESAFLIDVRRKQLYLLISIIVLVPIIAYGVIYFGDRIVIKPIFTISKAARNFASGARETRVAIKTQNEIGLLGQSFNQMADQLDHSFQKLENQNIELEKAKAKLALINEDLENKVIERTRELEETIEAVKSARMEAEAANATKSIFLANMSHELRTPLNAIIGYSEMLIEEADELEPEDFVSDLTKIKRSGELLLNLISDLLDLSKIEAGKMDLYEEEIQLNSFIKDIVDTSKPLFLKKNNEFILENKFQRPTIIADATKLRQSILNLLSNAAKFTNNGQISLFIDSIFEKNQNWIEFKIQDTGIGLSPEQINKLFQPFTQADSSTTKKYGGTGLGLVLSRQFCQLQGGDITVSSQFGLGSCFTITLPLK; via the coding sequence ATGTATCCCTTAAAGGTTTTTCTGGACAAGGTTAGTAAATGTATCATTTTTTGCAAGTCTGATTTAAAAACTATCTTAATCATCTTGGTAACCGCTACAGTAACCAGTACGGCTACAGTTGTCTATATTCCGTGGCTTTTAGAATCCCGCCGAAATAATAAAATATTTGTCGAACTGTTAACAGAAGCGCTAGCTCGAGAAATAACCCAAGAAGTGGCATATTTGTTTGAGAGCACTGAATCCCTTTTAGTCTTACTTTCTCAGAACTTAAATCGCAACATATTAGATCCTAATTGGATTGATCAAAATGAGCGCTTTTTTTTAAGTATGCTCAATTCATATCCAGAATTTACATGGGTACAAAGTGGTTATCCAAATGGTGATTTTATTGGGGCGCAGCGAACTTCGGAAACAACGCTACAATTTCATATTCGCACTTGGAATAATACCGAGCAAGTAAGTAGTGAAGTTATTAGGCATTATCAAATAAATGACCGTGATTTAAACTTCATAAAACAAGAAAATATAGCCAATCAATCGTTTTATTCTCCGGGTCGACCTTGGTATCAAAACGCAACTAAAAATGTAGGAAATGTCGCCTGGACAGTTTATCAATACCAGTCCAATAATATGCTTGGCATGGATTCTTCGATAGCATTTGCAGAAAACAACCAAATTTCAACAGTTGCAGGTGTTGGCATCAATTTTGATCAATTAACAAATTATCTCAAAGGAATTCAGAAAATTCATCCTGAAACGGAGCTATTTATTATTGATCAACAAGGTCAACTTTTAGTTTCTACTGATGAGAATGATCGCAACAGGTGGAGAAATCAGGAAGCAAGTGAATTAGGGCTTGATTTGTCAAGTGATTCATCAAATCCTCTAGTCCAAGTCTCGGAAAGAGTCTGGCAGCAATATCAAGCTAGTCAGCAGACCATACAAGACATAGAATATTTTTCCTACCAAGATCCTGACACAGGTAGTAACTATATTGTTTCTTTAGCGCCTGCAGGTCCTTTAAATTGGTTTGTCGGCTCTGTCATTCCAGAATCTGCATTTTTAATTGATGTGCGCCGCAAGCAACTTTATTTATTGATCTCGATCATTGTATTAGTTCCCATTATTGCTTACGGTGTCATATATTTTGGCGATCGCATTGTGATCAAACCAATTTTTACCATTTCTAAAGCAGCCAGAAATTTTGCTTCTGGAGCAAGAGAAACTAGAGTTGCCATTAAGACTCAAAATGAAATTGGATTACTTGGTCAATCTTTTAATCAAATGGCAGATCAGCTAGATCATTCTTTTCAAAAACTAGAAAATCAAAATATTGAATTAGAAAAAGCAAAAGCAAAACTTGCCCTTATTAATGAAGATTTAGAAAATAAAGTCATTGAAAGAACACGCGAACTTGAAGAGACTATTGAAGCGGTTAAGTCTGCTCGGATGGAAGCTGAAGCCGCCAATGCAACTAAAAGTATTTTTCTTGCCAATATGAGTCATGAATTAAGAACACCTCTTAATGCCATTATTGGCTATAGTGAAATGCTTATAGAAGAAGCAGATGAATTAGAGCCAGAAGATTTTGTTTCTGATTTAACTAAAATTAAGCGCTCAGGAGAGTTGTTATTAAACTTAATTAGTGACCTCTTAGATCTTTCAAAGATTGAAGCAGGGAAAATGGATTTATATGAAGAAGAAATCCAACTAAATAGCTTCATAAAAGATATTGTTGATACATCTAAACCATTGTTTTTAAAAAAAAATAACGAATTCATTCTCGAAAATAAATTCCAGAGGCCAACCATCATTGCTGATGCAACTAAGCTGCGTCAATCGATTCTTAATCTGCTAAGTAATGCTGCTAAGTTTACAAATAATGGTCAAATTTCTTTATTTATTGACTCTATTTTTGAAAAAAATCAAAACTGGATTGAATTTAAGATCCAAGATACTGGTATTGGTCTATCTCCGGAGCAAATAAACAAACTTTTCCAGCCATTTACCCAGGCTGACTCATCGACAACAAAAAAATATGGTGGCACCGGCTTAGGTTTAGTTTTGAGTCGACAATTTTGTCAACTGCAAGGCGGAGATATCACTGTAAGTAGTCAGTTTGGTCTCGGATCTTGCTTTACAATAACCCTGCCTCTTAAATAA
- a CDS encoding putative Na+/dicarboxylate symporter, translating to MKNILRSPLTILLSIFAAFYIGLKHSNIANWIAPIGQLYLELLKMCVLPILASVTIISVYNLIRENKKNNILKNVFFVFLGSLLSISFISVAIGMVINLTTNIPAATLIQLGSIVNQLGADFEISLRPTVDEIREPIVSQIISSLVPDNIFRAFTEEKTLEILMFSIIFGACVGALEENQSHSLIEALKSIYEGFNKLIQFLILFLPIGLFCLLSNQFSQLGISVIFLMTRFIISVLLAFACVFMISTLILSIRSGFSIRMVLQKLKDLILLSLATSSSLACIPCAINSLVSLNLDEKTGKLVTPLAISLCRFGSIIYFASATLFVAELYNKQIGIETFISVVILSIFAGMATAGATGIVTLAMLDIVLNPLGLPLSAVLTLFIAIDPVMDPLRTLGITYTGVAATTLITPRANC from the coding sequence ATGAAAAATATATTGCGATCGCCTCTTACAATACTACTTAGTATATTCGCTGCTTTTTATATTGGTTTAAAACACAGTAATATTGCTAATTGGATCGCTCCTATCGGACAATTATATCTAGAGCTACTAAAAATGTGTGTGTTGCCCATATTGGCATCTGTTACTATTATTAGTGTTTATAATTTGATTCGAGAAAATAAGAAAAATAATATTTTAAAGAATGTTTTTTTTGTTTTTTTGGGAAGTTTGCTTTCCATTAGTTTTATTTCTGTTGCCATTGGTATGGTTATAAATCTGACTACAAATATACCCGCTGCAACTTTAATTCAGCTGGGTAGTATTGTTAATCAACTAGGGGCTGACTTTGAAATTTCCTTACGACCGACAGTGGATGAAATCAGAGAGCCAATTGTTAGTCAGATCATTTCAAGTCTAGTGCCGGATAATATTTTTCGAGCATTTACTGAAGAAAAAACACTAGAGATATTGATGTTTTCGATTATATTTGGTGCTTGTGTTGGAGCTCTTGAAGAGAACCAAAGTCATTCATTAATTGAAGCGCTAAAAAGTATTTATGAAGGATTCAATAAGCTTATTCAGTTTTTGATCTTATTTCTGCCAATCGGTTTATTTTGCCTTTTGTCAAATCAGTTTTCTCAATTGGGTATTAGTGTCATTTTTTTAATGACTCGATTTATTATTAGTGTTTTATTAGCTTTCGCTTGTGTTTTTATGATCAGTACTCTGATTTTATCTATACGTTCAGGATTCTCAATAAGAATGGTTTTGCAAAAACTAAAAGATTTAATATTATTATCCTTGGCAACATCAAGTAGTCTTGCTTGTATCCCTTGTGCTATCAATTCTTTAGTTAGTTTAAATCTAGATGAAAAAACTGGAAAATTAGTTACTCCACTAGCAATAAGTTTGTGCCGATTTGGCTCTATTATTTACTTTGCTTCAGCAACTTTATTTGTCGCTGAATTATACAATAAGCAGATCGGCATTGAAACCTTCATTTCAGTAGTTATATTATCAATTTTCGCAGGGATGGCTACTGCTGGAGCTACAGGCATTGTGACACTTGCAATGCTAGATATTGTTCTTAATCCACTGGGTTTACCGCTATCTGCTGTATTAACTTTATTTATTGCAATTGATCCGGTTATGGATCCACTTAGAACTCTAGGGATAACCTATACAGGAGTAGCAGCAACTACATTAATCACTCCCAGAGCAAATTGCTGA
- a CDS encoding putative transporter has translation MINQNNKNHFCTSFFFAIFIAFFFVSIPSAVLANPSFVPESSTKSLEVEVDTVANREELFFTAPDIRKILEKGEMQVAILNSQNPPFFSLNSSHTLSGLDVDLAKTIAEQLGVKIKFNRSAQTFDEVVDLVYKKKVDMAFSKLSRTLERTKLVSFSEPYVTLKEGLLINRVSLANLTTRSMNEVEIIRNLQGKIGVIKGSSYVNFAKRRFPRADVVELESWEKVIDATIQGNVVAAYRDEFAIKKTVLSNPELSLSLQTVVILDTKDNISVALPWDSLHLAEFVSQAFETLNIQYSADTLLNGDFEFN, from the coding sequence ATGATCAATCAAAATAATAAAAATCACTTCTGCACTTCTTTCTTTTTCGCTATTTTTATTGCATTTTTTTTTGTATCAATTCCCAGTGCAGTACTAGCTAATCCTTCTTTTGTTCCGGAGTCATCAACAAAATCTTTAGAAGTAGAAGTAGATACAGTTGCAAATAGGGAAGAATTATTTTTTACTGCGCCTGATATTAGAAAAATTCTAGAAAAAGGGGAAATGCAAGTTGCAATTTTAAATAGTCAAAATCCCCCTTTTTTTAGTTTGAACTCTTCTCATACTCTTAGTGGATTAGATGTAGACCTAGCAAAAACAATCGCAGAGCAACTAGGTGTTAAGATTAAATTCAATCGCTCTGCTCAAACGTTCGATGAAGTTGTCGATTTAGTATATAAAAAAAAAGTTGACATGGCTTTTTCTAAGCTGAGTCGCACCTTAGAAAGAACTAAATTAGTTTCATTTTCAGAACCATATGTTACTTTGAAAGAAGGCTTATTAATCAATCGTGTGAGTCTTGCTAACTTAACAACTCGTTCCATGAATGAAGTTGAAATTATTCGTAATCTTCAAGGTAAGATCGGCGTAATTAAAGGCTCCTCTTATGTAAATTTTGCAAAGAGACGTTTCCCCAGAGCTGATGTCGTTGAATTAGAATCCTGGGAAAAAGTAATTGATGCCACAATTCAAGGTAATGTCGTCGCTGCTTATCGAGATGAATTTGCCATTAAAAAAACTGTCTTGAGTAATCCTGAGCTTTCTTTATCTCTCCAAACAGTCGTTATTCTCGATACAAAAGATAATATTTCAGTAGCACTGCCATGGGATAGTCTTCATTTGGCAGAATTTGTCAGCCAGGCCTTTGAAACCTTAAATATTCAATATTCAGCAGATACTCTTTTAAATGGCGATTTTGAATTTAATTAG
- a CDS encoding putative aspartate racemase: MGMNLSLHTQTQANIPGILGGMGPLSHVFFEQQLIEQHRSKYDLCSSMADQDYPLWITINATQVPDRTQCILEQKEDCLKQLLYYSQCLESFGANFIVVICNTSHIYHRQVSSELKIPWIHLIEETAKFIAHAYPQIRYVGVLSTDGTLSTQLYQQHFSNYKIVTIEPPLNSPTQKNIMNAIYHPIWGIKRTGTEISLESLHSLHQSIDWLKQHGAELIVTGCTELSIALKIKPPAAILWIDPLKILADVTLDFAFGLRNLSEFNQAHK; the protein is encoded by the coding sequence ATGGGTATGAATCTTAGTCTCCATACACAGACACAAGCTAACATTCCTGGCATTTTAGGTGGCATGGGGCCCCTTTCACACGTTTTTTTTGAACAGCAACTAATTGAACAGCACAGAAGTAAATATGATTTATGTTCTTCGATGGCAGATCAAGATTATCCTTTGTGGATAACTATCAATGCAACCCAAGTGCCAGATAGAACACAATGTATTTTAGAACAAAAGGAAGATTGCCTAAAGCAACTCCTTTACTATAGTCAATGCCTTGAAAGTTTTGGCGCAAATTTTATTGTTGTGATTTGTAATACATCACATATTTACCATCGACAGGTTTCTTCTGAACTGAAGATCCCTTGGATTCATCTAATTGAAGAAACTGCAAAATTCATCGCACATGCCTATCCTCAAATTCGCTATGTTGGCGTATTATCTACCGATGGCACATTATCAACCCAGCTTTATCAACAACATTTTAGTAATTACAAGATTGTAACCATTGAGCCTCCGCTCAATTCTCCTACACAAAAAAATATTATGAATGCAATCTATCATCCTATCTGGGGCATTAAGCGAACAGGAACGGAAATATCATTAGAATCATTACATTCTTTACATCAGAGTATTGATTGGTTAAAACAACATGGTGCTGAATTAATTGTGACGGGATGCACGGAGCTATCAATAGCACTTAAAATAAAGCCACCTGCTGCTATTTTATGGATTGACCCACTTAAAATTCTTGCGGATGTTACCTTAGATTTTGCATTTGGCCTCAGAAATCTTTCAGAGTTTAATCAGGCACACAAATGA